The Mastomys coucha isolate ucsf_1 unplaced genomic scaffold, UCSF_Mcou_1 pScaffold4, whole genome shotgun sequence genome has a segment encoding these proteins:
- the Fzr1 gene encoding fizzy-related protein homolog, with amino-acid sequence MDQDYERRLLRQIIIQNENTVPCVSEMRRTLTPANSPVSSPSKHGDRFIPSRAGANWSVNFHRINENEKSPSQNRKAKDATSDNGKDGLAYSALLKNELLGAGIEKVQDPQTEDRRLQPSTPEHKGLFTYSLSSKRSSPDDGNDVSPYSLSPVSNKSQKLLRSPRKPTRKISKIPFKVLDAPELQDDFYLNLVDWSSLNVLSVGLGTCVYLWSACTSQVTRLCDLSVEGDSVTSVGWSERGNLVAVGTHKGFVQIWDAAAGKKLSMLEGHTARVGALAWNADQLSSGSRDRMILQRDIRTPPLQSERRLQGHRQEVCGLKWSTDHQLLASGGNDNKLLVWNHSSLSPVQQYTEHLAAVKAIAWSPHQHGLLASGGGTADRCIRFWNTLTGQPLQCIDTGSQVCNLAWSKHANELVSTHGYSQNQILVWKYPSLTQVAKLTGHSYRVLYLAMSPDGEAIVTGAGDETLRFWNVFSKTRSTKESVSVLNLFTRIR; translated from the exons ATGGACCAGGACTATGAGCGAAGGCTCCTGCGACAGATCATCATCCAAAATGAGAACACAGTGCCATGT GTCTCAGAGATGCGGAGAACCCTGACACCAGCCAACTCCCCAGTGTCCTCGCCCAGCAAGCACGGTGACCGCTTCATCCCCTCCAGGGCTGGGGCCAACTGGAGTGTGAACTTCCACAGAATCAAT GAAAATGAGAAGTCCCCCAGCCAGAACCGCAAAGCCAAGGATGCCACCTCTGACAATGGCAAAG ATGGCCTGGCTTACTCCGCACTATTGAAGAATGAGCTGCTGGGCGCTGGCATTGAGAAGGTACAGGACCCACAGACAGAGGATCGGCGGCTGCAGCCGTCCACACCAGAGCACAAGGGTCTCTTTACG TATTCTCTCAGCAGCAAGCGTTCAAGTCCAGATGATGGCAATGATGTGTCCCCGTATTCTTTGTCCCCTGTTAGCAACAAAAG TCAGAAGCTGCTGCGGTCACCACGGAAGCCCACTCGGAAGATCTCCAAGATTCCCTTCAAGGTGCTGGACGCACCAGAGCTTCAGGACGACTTCTACCTCAACCTGGTGGACTGGTCCTCCCTCAATGTGCTCAGTGTGGGGCTGGGCACCTGCGTGTACCTGTGGAGTGCATGCACCAGCCAG GTGACCCGGCTCTGTGACCTCTCTGTAGAAGGGGACTCAGTGACTTCTGTGGGCTGGTCTGAGCGG GGGAACCTCGTCGCAGTAGGCACACACAAGGGCTTCGTGCAGATTTGGGATGCTGCTGCTGGGAAGAAGCTGTCCATGTTGGAGGGCCACACCGCACGTGTGG GGGCGCTGGCCTGGAATGCTGACCAGTTGTCATCTGGTAGCCGTGACCGCATGATCCTACAACGGGATATCCGCACACCACCCCTGCAGTCAGAGCGGCGGCTACAGGGTCACCGGCAGGAAGTGTGTGGCCTAAAGTGGTCCACAGACCACCAGTTACTTGCCTCGGGAGGCAATGACAACAAG CTGCTCGTGTGGAACCACTCAAGTCTAAGCCCTGTGCAGCAGTACACGGAGCACCTGGCAGCTGTGAAAGCTATTGCCTGGTCCCCACACCAGCATGGACTGCTGGCATCCGGTGGTGGCACGGCTGACCGCTGTATCAGGTTCTGGAACACTCTGACAGGCCAGCCACTGCAGTGCATTGACACAGGCTCACAAGTGTGCAACCTGGCCTGGTCCAAACACGCCAATGAGCTG GTGAGCACACATGGCTACTCACAGAACCAGATCCTCGTGTGGAAGTACCCATCCCTTACGCAGGTGGCCAAGCTCACAGGCCACTCGTATCGTGTCCTCTACCTG GCCATGTCTCCTGATGGGGAGGCCATCGTCACCGGAGCTGGAGATGAGACCCTGCGGTTCTGGAACGTCTTTAGCAAAACACGCTCTACAAAG GAATCTGTGTCTGTGCTCAACCTCTTCACTCGGATCCGATAG